The genomic segment TGGAATAACATACAAGATTCCTAAAATTTTCGACAACAAAGTCCCAGCTGTAAGCACTGCCGTTCCTCGCATTAATTTTGAACTCATAATATCGATTACCTCAATTGATTTTTTCTTTCAAGTCTATTTTTTATGTTTAATATGTAAAAATCATTTTGCTACTTTTAACGCATTCTTCTAAGATTTAAAATACAAGATACGCTTAAAGCAAGTAGCACTGCTGGTAAAATAAGCGAAATTAAGTTCATTCCAGCATTTATCATCGACAAAATAACACCTAAAATAGTAAATGCCACATAAAGATAATAAACTAATGGAGGAATAATGATACCTTTTCTAAGTTTTCCATAAGAAAGAAACAGCATAATTGTAAATGCTACACAAATTACTGCCATAATCGTTGTTGTCATAATGGTATTTTGGACAAGCGCCGTGGCACTAGCATTTGCCAAAACTTCCTTCTTTTGTTGCAATGAAAAAAGTCCTACAATAGAAATCGTACTCAATACCGCTTGAATAGTCGATATTATCGCAATTCCAAGGGTGATATTCTTCGTATTATTCAACATTCTAGCGTATTCTGGCTTTAGTTCAACTGACATTCTTACAACTCCTCTTTATCAATCTATACACCAGACTTTACCATATTTAAAGAGAAATTGTAAGTAGTTAATTATATTTCAATTCGAACATTAGCCGCTTTTTTCAAAAAATCTCCAAGCTCAGTTGTCTTTTTTTCATGTAACATTTGAACCACTTTACTACCAATAATTACACCGTCACATACATGCGCAAATTTTTCCACATGTTCAATGGAAGAAACACCAAAACCAGCAAGCACAGGAACCGGACTAATACTCTTTAAATAAGCTAGATGCGTGTCGATGTGCGTATCAAATTCACTCCTAACACCGGTCGTTCCATTGACTGTCACTGCGTATATAAATCCTTCCGCATGTTTGGTGATTTCTGCAAGCCGCTCTTTTGGACTCGTTAGGGAAACAAGCGGAATTAGCGCAATGTCTGTTCGTTCTAGCTCAGGAGAAATAAGATTTTGATGCTCATATGGTAAATCCGGAATAATCAATCCTTTTACAGGCGTATTTTTGAGCAATTCTACAAATTTTGGGATTCCCAAATGAAAAATCGGATTGATATAACTCATAATAATCAGCGGTATTTGGACTTTACTAGATGCTAATTTCGTCAAAATTTGTTCTAGACTAACTTGCTCTTTCAAAGCGCGCAAACCAGCAAGTTGGATAACAGGACCATCTGCTACTGGATCTGAAAATGGAATACCGATTTCAATAGCACTTACACCCGATTTTTCTAAGAATAGTAATTGTTCTTCTAAATGGTCTAAACCACCGTCTCCACCCATAATATACGTGACAATAGCCGGATGTTCTTTGTTACTTGAAAGTTTTTCCGTTAATGTTTTAGTCATTAGCTTGACCCTCCAAACGTTCTTTTAGTTGGTTTACATCTTTATCCCCACGACCGGACAAACAGACAATCATACTTTCTTCTGGACGCATACTAGCTGCTAATTTTACCGCGTAACTAATTGCATGAGAGCTTTCAAGTGCCGGGATAATTCCTTCCGTCCGACATAACAATTGAAAGGCTTCTACCGCCTCATCGTCGGTTACCGAATGATACTCAGCTCGTCCGATATCTCTGAAAAAACTGTGTTCTGGTCCGATTCCTGGATAATCTAACCCAGCTGAAATCGAAAACGCCTCAAGAATTTGTCCGTTTTCATCTTGTAATACATCCATCATTGCCCCGTGCAAAATACCAATTTCTCCTTTAGAAATAGTTGCAGCATGAAATTCTGTTTCAAGGCCGTGTCCTGCTGCTTCGACGCCGTGCATTTGGACTGCTTTATCTTCTACAAATGGATAGAATAGTCCCATTGCATTACTTCCGCCACCAACACAAGCAACAATCGCTTCTGGTAATTTCCCTTCTACTTCTAAATGCTGTTTTCTGGCTTCTGTTCCGATCACACTTTGATAATCACGAACGATTTCTGGAAATGGATGTGGCCCTAGTACTGAGCCCATAATATAATGCGTATCTTCCACATTTGCAACCCAGAATCGCAATGCTTCATTTACAGCATCTTTAAGCGTGCGACTACCAGCTTTCACACTTACTACTTTCGCGCCCAGCAATTCCATTCTAAATACATTTAACGACTGGCGTTTCACATCTTCTTCACCCATAAAAATAGTACATTCCATATTAAAAAGCGCTGCTACAGTTGCAGTTGCGACACCGTGTTGTCCTGCGCCAGTCTCTGCCACCACTTTTTGTTTTCCCATTTGTCTTGCTAGTAGCGCCTGGCCAATTGTGTTATTAATTTTATGTGCTCCAGTATGGTTCAAATCTTCCCTTTTTAAGTAAATTTTTGCACCGCCAGCATACGCCGTTAATTGTTCCGCAAAATAAAGTGGCGTTTCCCGGCCAACATACTCTTTTAAATAGTAATTTAATTCTTTTTGAAAAGCTGGATCTGTTTTTGAATCTTGGTAGGCTTCTTCCAATTCTTTCACTGCTTTCATTAACGTTTCTGGTACAAATCTACCGCCAAATTTACCATAAAAGCCATTTTCGTCAGGTGCTTGATAAGTCATTTTCAAACCTCTCCTTTAGCTGTTTTAATGAAGTTTTTAATTTTTTCAGGGTCTTTTTCTCCGTCCGTTTCTACACCAGAAGAGATATCTACTGCAAATGGTTCAAAACGAGCAATTGCTTCTGTCACATTAGTTGCGTTCAGTCCACCAGCAATGATTAATTTATCGGTCGTTAGTAATTGACTATTTATTTTTTCCCAATCAAATGTTTTCCCACTACCACCCTCATATTCCTCAGCAGGCGCATCAAGCAAAATATAAGCATTTGGATAATCATTTATATTACTCGGAAGTTGTCCATTTTTCACAGGAAAAGCTTTGATTACTTCTGCGTCTGTTCGCTTTGCTTGTTCTTGTGATTCTTGGCCATGAAGCTGGACGATATCTAGCGGCACTTTTTGAATTGCCTCCACTAACTCTTTTTCTGTTGGATTGACAAAAACGCCTACTTTTTTAACAGAGGCTGGAATTTTTTTGGCTAACTCGTGCGCTTCATCAATCGAAATTTGGCGTCTACTTTTGGCAAAAACAAAGCCAATCATATCAGCGCCGTTTTCAACTGCCGCTACTACATCTACCGTTTTTTTTAATCCACAAATTTTCACTTTCATCGTGTCACCTTCAACTTTCCTGCCGCTATTTCTGGTGTTTTTTCTCTCATTAGTGCTTCGCCGACAAGTACAGCATTATAAGAAGCGCTCACTCGTTCTACATCTGCGGCAGTTTTAAATCCTGATTCACTAATAAAACAAGCATCAGTTGCAAAATCACTGGCGAGCGTCTCACTAATCGCAATATCTACTTCAAACGTATGCAAATTCCGATTATTTACGCCAATTAATTTAGCACCTAGTTCTTGTGCAATAGCTAATTCTGCTGCATTATGAACTTCAACCAACACTTCCAAATCTAGTGCTAATGCTTGACTTAAAAGCACATGTAGCTCTTCTTTTCCCAGTGCAGAGATGATAAGCAAAACAACCGTTGCACCAGCATTCCTAGCGCGTATCAATTGTTTTTCGCTAATGATAAAATCCTTGCATAACACTGGGATTTCCACATTTTTCGCAACTTCCCGTAAATCTTCAATAGATCCTTTGAAAAAGAATGGGTCAGTTAAAACAGAAATCATCCCCGCACCTGCTGCTTCATAGGCTTTTGCTTGATTAATTGGGTTGACCTCCATGTTTATTTCACCTTTGGATGGCGAGGCACGTTTTACTTCCGCAATTAGTTGCATATTGGTTGTGTTCGCTTTTAAAAACTCATAAAACGAATAAGTTTTGCGTTTTTCTAATACGTTTTCTTTTGGCATTTCGGCAACTTCTATTGCTTTTTGCGCTAAAATTTCTTCTAAAAATGTCATTTCACTAGCACCTCTTTTTGGTACGCTATTAAATCTGTTAACTTTTGTTTAGCTGCACCACTTTCAATTAATTCTCGAGCAAGTTCGACGCCTTCTTTTACCGTATTCACTTTTCCATTTGTAAATAAGCCGAAACCTGCATTTAATAAAACTGTATCTAAGTAAGCACCCGGTTCTCCTTCTAATACGCTTCGGAGGATTGCTGCGTTTTCTTTCGCATCTCCACCGCTAATGGCTTCATGTGGATAAATCGCCAAGCCAACATCTGCCGGATTTAACGTAGACAAATTAACTTCTCCATTTTCATATAAAGCAAAGTGATTTTCTCCTGCAAGGGAAGCTTCATCCATAAAGCCAGCACCATTTAATACTAAGGCACGTTTTCGACCAAGTTCGCCTAATACTTTTGCCGTTTGTTCTAATAAATCGCGACGATAAATTCCCATTAGCTGTGTTTCTAATTGAACCGGGTTTGATAATGGACCGATTAAATTAAATATTGTTGGTGTTCCAAGTTCTTTTCTAACATCCATCACATATTTCATATTCGGATGAACATGTGGCGCATATAAAAAGGCAATTCCTACATCTTCCAGTAAATGAGTCACATCTTCTGGACGCATATTAATATCAATTCCAAGCTCCTTACAAACATCAGCACTACCAGAGCGACTGGAAATACTTCCATTACCAATTTTAGCGACAGGGATTCCGGAAGCTGCAATTACAAAAGCGGCCGTTGTACTTATATTAAAACTATTGGATTTATCGCCACCAGTTCCACAATTATCCATTGCAGTACCAGCAGGAAAATCTATTTGTGTCGCGACTTGCTTCATCACTTCTGCAATTCCCACCATCTCTTCCGCAGTTTCCCCTTTTGCCTTCAATGCTATTAAGAAAGCCGCTATTCTTATTTTTGAAAGTTGTCCTTCAAATATCGCTGTTGCGATGCTACTCATTTCTTCTTTTGATAAATTTTGTTGGTCATATACTTTTTGTAATAATTGTTCCATTTTCTTTCACCCTTTCGACTATTTTAATGAAATTTTCTAGCATTTTTTTACCATCTATTGTTCCGATTGATTCTGGGTGAAATTGAAGTCCATATACTGGATAATTTTTCAGTTGCATCGCCATTACTTCTGCATCGTCTGTCGCAACGGCTAATACTTCTAAATCAGCTGGTAATTTATTTTTATCTACTATTAAAGAGTGATAACGCATGACAGGCATTTCTTCAGGTAAGTCTGAAAAAATTTCTCCCGTAGTTTGGCGCATGGTTGATACTTTGCCATGCCTAATTTTTTCTGCTTGAATCACTTCCCCGCCAAACACTTCACCAATCGCTTGATGTCCTAAGCAAATACCAAGTAACGGTTTTTCTTTCGCAAATCTAGAAACAATCTCTTCTAATAGTCCTGCTTCACTTGGTTTTCCTGGTCCAGGTGAAAGCACAATTCCATCTACCTCGCTCGCAACTGCGAGTAAATCAGGTGCATCATTACGTTTTACAACCACCTCACAAAATTCGGCCAAATATTGCTCCAAATTAAAAGTAAATGAATCGTAATTATCCACTAATAAAATCATTCCCCCACCTCCAAAAGTGCTTTTGCTTTTTGTAGCGTTTCTAAATACTCACTCTCTGGATCTGAATCATAGACAATACCAGCACCAGCCTGCACATATGCTTTGCCGCCATGCACTACCATCGTTCTAATCGAAAGGGCAAAATCAGAATCACCATTTTTAGTCAAATATCCAACAGCGCCTGCATATGGTCCACGTTTCACATTTTCCCATTCATATATCCGCTGAATCGCTCTAATTTTAGGTGCGCCGCTAACTGTTCCAGCTGGCAATGTGGAACGAAGCGCGTCCATTGCTGTCAGTCCTGGTTTTAATGTTCCTTCAACTACTGAAACGAGATGCATCAAAAATCGGTATCTTTCAATTGTTAGGTAAACGGGGACTTTCACTGAACCAGTCATCGCTATTTTCCCAATATCATTTCTTCCTAAATCGACTAACATCCGGTGCTCTGCTAATTCTTTCTCGTCTGAAAGTAATTCTGCAGCAAGTTGTTCATCTTCCTGTTTCGTTGCCCCGCGCCGCCTTGTTCCAGCAATAGGGTTCGTAATCACTTGCCGACCTTTTGTTTTAATTAAACTTTCTGGTGACGAACCAATCAAACATGTATCGCCAAAATCAATAAAGTATAAATACGGAGAAGGATTTAATAATCGTAATTTCCTGTAGTAGTCAAAAGGGATAATGGTAAAATCTGCTTCCAGTCGTTGTGAAAGTACTATCTGAAAGAAATCTCCCTCTTGAATATTATTTTTTGCCTTTTGAACTAATGCCATATATTCTTTTTTCGTATAATTGCTTTTATAAGTCATTTTCGGAACATAGACTTGGTCGTGCTCTCCTTTTCTAGGGGTGATTAGCTGCTCTTCCATTTTTTCAAGAGCTTCCTCTAGGTCTCGCTCGCATCTTCCGGAATAACAATTATCTTGTACTAAAATCAATTCTTCGGCTTGATGATCCATGATGACAAAAGCTTCATATACATAAAATCGGATATCCGGCATATCACGGTTTTCTGGAGGAATCTCACCTAAATCTTCATACAGTGCAATCACATCAAAACCAACATAGCCAATTGCACCAGAATCAAGTGGTAATTCGAGTTCATCTCCGTTTGCCTGTTCAATAAATGTTTCAATTTCCTTTAAAGGATCAGTTACTTTTTTATATTTTCCATCTAGATAATAATCGTTTTCATAAACTTTAATTTCGTGGACAGGATTGACAGCAATAATCGAATAGCGTCCTGCATCCGCATCTTTGGCAGCACCCTCAAGTAAACTCTTTCCCCGTCCTTTTAGTCTTTGAAATGCTAGTATCGCTGTGAGTGTATCCGCATCTATCTTTTTGCATTTTCTCATCTTATTCATTCCTCCCATTTCTAAAATAAAAAAATCCTCTGAAGAAAGCGCAAAATTGTGCTTCTTCAGAGGACGAGTTATCGCGGTGCCACCTCATGTTAGGAGAAAAACTCCTATCTCAGTGCTGTTTTATACAGCCGCCCTATAACGGGAGCTCCCGTTTACCCCTACTAGTTGTTTCAAGGTATCACGCACAAGGCCCATTCCTAACTCACCGATTTGTTAGCTCCCACCAAACGCTAACTCTCTTTAAAATTGACGAGAAAGTACTATTCTTGTTTCATGTTTTGTTTTATAAAATTAAAAAAGAGCCTCTCTCCAAGCCTAGCAAATATACTAGACAAGGACGAGAGACCCGTGGTACCACCTTGATTAACTGCAAAAACAGTTCACTTAATCCATCCAACTTCCGAATGGGTGCCTTGTGTAACGATAAGGCCTAATCGCTGTAACCTACTAAGGAAAACCTTTTTGGCTCAGAGCTCAGAAGTCCATTCACATCATGTCCGTTACTGACTTACACCACCCATCAGCTCTCTAAAAACTTTCATCATGTTACTTACTCTTCATCATAGCTATCATTTTTTACTTGTATTCATCTTACATAAGAACAAAAGGAAAGTCAAGAAAATAAAATCACTTTTTCTAAAAGCAAAGTAAAAATGTCACTAATAAACAAATAAGCAAAAGGAACTATAACTCCCAACCTATGAACCCATTACAAAACCATGACAATATTTCTATTTAGTGAAATTACTATTATGACGATAACTATATAATTACCAAATAGTTAAAGAAGATATTACGCTTAAATATTTATGATAAAACCTCTCATGCAACCTATATCTAAATAACTAAAAACACATTTCCTAAAAGGACTATTAGCTCATTTTCGTCTATTTGTGAATATTTTCACGTGAAACACTGGACAAACTTTTTCTGATGGCTTATACTAACGGTGTAATCAAATAAAACAAAAGAATACGGCAAAGCAACAAGCTAAATTTTTTTGGATTATCAGGGACGTTAAAAGTCTACTATGGACGTTTTGAGTCCCGAACAAATATTAGGAGGTTCTGGAAAATGGCAATTAAAGAAAATGCGGCCCAAGAAGTATTAGAAGTTCAAAAAGTGATTGACAGATTAGCAGACAATGGACAAAAAGCATTGAAAGCATTTGAAAATTACGATCAAGAACAAGTAGACAATATCGTACATGCGATGGCGCTTGCCGGACTTGACCAACATATGCCCCTTGCAAAATTAGCAGTAGAAGAAACCGGACGTGGATTATACGAAGATAAATGTATTAAAAACATCTTCGCAACAGAATATATTTGGAACAACATTAAAAACAACAAAACAGTTGGTGTTATTAATGAAGACGTGCAAACAGGCGTTATCGAAATTGCTGAACCAGTTGGTGTGGTTGCCGGAGTTACACCTGTAACAAACCCTACCTCCACTACTCTTTTCAAAGCAATTATCGCTATTAAAACTCGTAACCCAATCATCTTTGCCTTCCATCCAAGCGCACAAGGTTGTTCATCTGCAGCAGCAAAAGTTGTCTACGATGCAGCAATCGCAGCTGGAGCACCAGAACATTGTATTCAATGGGTAGAAAAACCTTCCCTAGAAGCAACAAAACAATTAATGAACCATGAAAAAGTTGCCTTAGTTCTTGCAACTGGTGGTGCTGGAATGGTTAAATCAGCCTACTCAACTGGTAAACCCGCACTAGGTGTTGGACCAGGTAACGTACCAGCTTACATTGACAAAACAGCTAAAATCAAACGTTCTGTAAATGACATTATTCTTTCTAAATCTTTTGACCAAGGTATGATTTGTGCTTCTGAGCAAGCAGTTATCGTGGACAAAGAAGTAGCCAAAGAAGTAAAAGCAGAAATGGAAGCTAACAATTGTTACTTCGTTAAAGGCGCTGAATTCAAGAAATTAGAAAGCTACGTAATCAATCCTGAAAAAGGAACACTTAACCCAGATGTAGTTGGTAAATCCCCTGCCTGGATTGCTAACCAAGCCGGTTTTAAAGTTCCAGAAGATACAAAAATTCTTGTTGCTGAAATTAAAGGTGTTGGCGACAAATATCCACTATCTCATGAAAAACTTAGCCCAGTTCTTGCATTTATCGAAGCAGCTAACCAAGCAGAAGCATTCGATCGTTGTGAAGAAATGCTAGTATACGGAGGACTTGGACACTCTGCAGTTATCCATTCCACTGATAAAGAAGTTCAAAAAGCATTTGGTATTCGTATGAAAGCTTGCCGTATCATTGTAAACGCACCAAGCGCTCAAGGCGGTATCGGTGACATTTATAACGGCTTCATCCCTTCCCTAACTCTTGGTTGTGGATCTTATGGTAAAAACTCTGTATCACAAAATGTAAGTGCGACTAACTTGCTGAACGTTAAACGTATCGCGGATCGGAGAAATAATATGCAATGGTTCAAACTTCCACCAAAAATCTTCTTTGAAAAATATTCCACTCAATACCTTCAAAAAATGGAAGGCGTTGAACGTGTATTTATCGTAACTGACCCAGGAATGGTTCAATTCAAATATGTTGATGTTGTAATCGAACATTTGAAAAAACGTGGCAACGACGTATCTTACCAAGTATTTGCTGACGTTGAACCAGATCCATCTGATGTAACTGTTTATAAAGGTGCCGAATTAATGAAAGACTTCAAACCTGATACAATTATCGCTCTTGGTGGTGGTTCAGCAATGGATGCTGCTAAAGGTATGTGGTTATTCTATGAACACCCAGAAGCTTCTTTCTTCGGACTAAAACAAAAATTCTTAGATATCCGTAAACGTACTTTCAAATATCCTAAACTTGGAGGAAAAGCGAAATTTGTTGCTATTCCAACAACAAGTGGTACTGGATCTGAGGTAACTCCTTTCGCGGTTATTACTGATAAAGAAAATAACATTAAATACCCTCTTGCTGACTATGAACTAACTCCAGACGTTGCGATTGTTGATGCACAATACGTAACAACTGTTCCAGCACACATCACTGCTGATACTGGTATGGACGTTTTAACTCATGCAATTGAATCTTATGTTTCTGTAATGGCAAGTGATTATACTCGTGGTTTATCTATCCGAGCAATCGAACTTGTATTTGAAAACCTACGTGATTCCGTTCTTAAGGGTGATCCTGATGCACGCGAAAAAATGCATAATGCTTCTGCCCTAGCTGGTATGGCGTTTGCCAATGCGTTCCTTGGAATTAACCATAGTTTGGCACACAAAATCGGACCTGAATTCCACATTCCTCATGGTCGTGCGAATGCCATCCTTATGCCACACGTTATTCGTTATAACGCACTTAAACCTAAAAAACATGCGCTATTCCCAAGATATGAAAGCTTCCGTGCAGATGAAGATTATGCTCGTATCTCTCGTATTATCGGCTTCCCTGCTACAACTACAGAAGAAGGCGTTAAATCACTTGTAGATGAAATCATCAAACTTGGTAAAGATGTTGGTATCGACATGAGTCTTAAAGGACAAAATGTTGATAAAAAAGACTTGGATGCTGTTGTAGATACACTTGCAGATCGCGCATTCATGGACCAATGTACTACTGCCAACCCTAAACAACCACTTGTAAGCGAACTAAAAGAAATCTACCTAGAAGCTTACAAAGGTGTATGAAACTAGCTAACTTGTCCACTATTAATATATAAAGTTAGAAGAAAGCGCAAGTCCATCCCAGGGCTTGCGCTTTCGCTTTAAAGAGGAAATCAGTATAATAGAGAAAAGAAAGGAGTTGATAACAATGATACAAGCCGCAGTGCCCTATTTTACTTTTAACGGAGAGGCTGGTGAAGCATTAGATTTCTACAAAAAAGTCTTCCAGGCAGAAATTACAAACATACGTTACTTTCACGAAATGGAAGGATTTTCTGGCGATAAAGTTTTAGGAGAACGTATTCTTCATGCGAGATTGACAAAGGATGAGAAAGACCTATTTTATTTTTCTGATACCCTTGATGGCGAAACAGATGCTGGCAATCGGCTTTCAGTTGCTGTAAACTTTGAGACTGAAGAAAGCTTTGTTCATGCGTTTGCCCTGCTTTCGAAAACCGGGACAATTGAAGTTCCAATTCAAGAAACATTTTGGGGTGCCAAATATTGTAAACTGATTGATCATTACAGCATTGACTGGCATCTTAACTTTGAAAAGCAGACTACTACTAAAGTCTGACGTTTTCCCGTACTCAAGCCGAATGTATTTAGAACTACAAATAAGTATAATTAATAAGAGAAAACTAAAGGAGTGAGTTCATGAGCGAGACTATTTTACAATTAGAACATGTCACGAAGAAAATTGGACAAAAAGCAATCGTCCAAGACATCAGCTTTGATATACATAAAGGAGAAGTTTTTGGTTTACTTGGCCCAAATGGCGCTGGGAAAACAACCATTATCCGCTCTATTGTTGGCTTAATTCGCCGCACAGAAGGTACTGTTTTTATTAATGGTAAAAATGTGGATACAGATTTTAAATCAGCCATTTCAGAAGTTGGAGCAATAATTGAAAATCCAGAGTTTTACATGTATATGTCTGGCTGGAATAACTTAAAACAATTCGCCCGGATGAGCCAAAAGCCGATTACAGATGAGCATATTCGAGAAATTGTTGAGTTAGTTAAACTTACCGATGCCATTAATCAAAAAGTAAAAACCTATTCGCTCGGTATGCGCCAACGTTTAGGTGTTGCTCAAGCATTAATTCATAACCCCGCCCTACTTATTTTAGATGAACCTACCAACGGGCTTGATCCGCAGGGAATGGCAGAATTCAGAAGTTTAATCCGTGATTTAGCTACAAAAGGTACTTCTGTGTTAATTTCGAGTCATTTACTCAGCGAAATCCAGCAAATCACCGATCGTTTTGCAATTATCAATAAAGGTGTGTTAACGCATATTGAAAAAATGAGTGACTTACTTGAAAATAACGTCGCTGTTTATAAACTTAAAGTAACTAATCCAGTCACCACAAAAGCAGTCTTATATAAATTACCAGTCAAATTAATTGCTGAAAAAGAAAATTTATTCAAAATTGAAGTGGCACATGATGATGTTCATTTGATTGCCCGGGCGTTAATTCAAGCAGATATTGATTTATTAGAAATGGTACCAATGCAAGCCTCTCTTGAAGAACGATTCCTAGAATTAACTAAAAGCGGAGGTGAAAAAGCATGATATCCTTAGTAAAAAATGAATTTCATAAGTTATTCGCACGAAAATCAAGTTGGATTATGCAAATCGTATTATTTTTAGCAGTTTTAGCGCTAGCACTACTTATGTTTTTCGTCAGTCGGATTGATACCAGTGGCGTGGACGGAGCAGATACGAACAATGCCGGTATCACTGCTTATTATGATAACAAAGGCAACCCTGTAAGTGAAGAAGATTACTGGAACTCCGTAGATGCTGATGGTAACCCAACCTATAAATCCGAAACACTTTCATTAACTGATTCCGTAGCTTATTTAAAAGCAC from the Listeria seeligeri serovar 1/2b str. SLCC3954 genome contains:
- a CDS encoding anthranilate synthase component II, with the protein product MILLVDNYDSFTFNLEQYLAEFCEVVVKRNDAPDLLAVASEVDGIVLSPGPGKPSEAGLLEEIVSRFAKEKPLLGICLGHQAIGEVFGGEVIQAEKIRHGKVSTMRQTTGEIFSDLPEEMPVMRYHSLIVDKNKLPADLEVLAVATDDAEVMAMQLKNYPVYGLQFHPESIGTIDGKKMLENFIKIVERVKENGTIITKSI
- the trpB gene encoding tryptophan synthase subunit beta, which produces MTYQAPDENGFYGKFGGRFVPETLMKAVKELEEAYQDSKTDPAFQKELNYYLKEYVGRETPLYFAEQLTAYAGGAKIYLKREDLNHTGAHKINNTIGQALLARQMGKQKVVAETGAGQHGVATATVAALFNMECTIFMGEEDVKRQSLNVFRMELLGAKVVSVKAGSRTLKDAVNEALRFWVANVEDTHYIMGSVLGPHPFPEIVRDYQSVIGTEARKQHLEVEGKLPEAIVACVGGGSNAMGLFYPFVEDKAVQMHGVEAAGHGLETEFHAATISKGEIGILHGAMMDVLQDENGQILEAFSISAGLDYPGIGPEHSFFRDIGRAEYHSVTDDEAVEAFQLLCRTEGIIPALESSHAISYAVKLAASMRPEESMIVCLSGRGDKDVNQLKERLEGQAND
- a CDS encoding phosphoribosylanthranilate isomerase, with the translated sequence MKVKICGLKKTVDVVAAVENGADMIGFVFAKSRRQISIDEAHELAKKIPASVKKVGVFVNPTEKELVEAIQKVPLDIVQLHGQESQEQAKRTDAEVIKAFPVKNGQLPSNINDYPNAYILLDAPAEEYEGGSGKTFDWEKINSQLLTTDKLIIAGGLNATNVTEAIARFEPFAVDISSGVETDGEKDPEKIKNFIKTAKGEV
- the trpD gene encoding anthranilate phosphoribosyltransferase — its product is MEQLLQKVYDQQNLSKEEMSSIATAIFEGQLSKIRIAAFLIALKAKGETAEEMVGIAEVMKQVATQIDFPAGTAMDNCGTGGDKSNSFNISTTAAFVIAASGIPVAKIGNGSISSRSGSADVCKELGIDINMRPEDVTHLLEDVGIAFLYAPHVHPNMKYVMDVRKELGTPTIFNLIGPLSNPVQLETQLMGIYRRDLLEQTAKVLGELGRKRALVLNGAGFMDEASLAGENHFALYENGEVNLSTLNPADVGLAIYPHEAISGGDAKENAAILRSVLEGEPGAYLDTVLLNAGFGLFTNGKVNTVKEGVELARELIESGAAKQKLTDLIAYQKEVLVK
- the trpC gene encoding indole-3-glycerol phosphate synthase TrpC; its protein translation is MTFLEEILAQKAIEVAEMPKENVLEKRKTYSFYEFLKANTTNMQLIAEVKRASPSKGEINMEVNPINQAKAYEAAGAGMISVLTDPFFFKGSIEDLREVAKNVEIPVLCKDFIISEKQLIRARNAGATVVLLIISALGKEELHVLLSQALALDLEVLVEVHNAAELAIAQELGAKLIGVNNRNLHTFEVDIAISETLASDFATDACFISESGFKTAADVERVSASYNAVLVGEALMREKTPEIAAGKLKVTR
- the lap gene encoding adhesion-mediating acetaldehyde/alcohol dehydrogenase LAP, translated to MAIKENAAQEVLEVQKVIDRLADNGQKALKAFENYDQEQVDNIVHAMALAGLDQHMPLAKLAVEETGRGLYEDKCIKNIFATEYIWNNIKNNKTVGVINEDVQTGVIEIAEPVGVVAGVTPVTNPTSTTLFKAIIAIKTRNPIIFAFHPSAQGCSSAAAKVVYDAAIAAGAPEHCIQWVEKPSLEATKQLMNHEKVALVLATGGAGMVKSAYSTGKPALGVGPGNVPAYIDKTAKIKRSVNDIILSKSFDQGMICASEQAVIVDKEVAKEVKAEMEANNCYFVKGAEFKKLESYVINPEKGTLNPDVVGKSPAWIANQAGFKVPEDTKILVAEIKGVGDKYPLSHEKLSPVLAFIEAANQAEAFDRCEEMLVYGGLGHSAVIHSTDKEVQKAFGIRMKACRIIVNAPSAQGGIGDIYNGFIPSLTLGCGSYGKNSVSQNVSATNLLNVKRIADRRNNMQWFKLPPKIFFEKYSTQYLQKMEGVERVFIVTDPGMVQFKYVDVVIEHLKKRGNDVSYQVFADVEPDPSDVTVYKGAELMKDFKPDTIIALGGGSAMDAAKGMWLFYEHPEASFFGLKQKFLDIRKRTFKYPKLGGKAKFVAIPTTSGTGSEVTPFAVITDKENNIKYPLADYELTPDVAIVDAQYVTTVPAHITADTGMDVLTHAIESYVSVMASDYTRGLSIRAIELVFENLRDSVLKGDPDAREKMHNASALAGMAFANAFLGINHSLAHKIGPEFHIPHGRANAILMPHVIRYNALKPKKHALFPRYESFRADEDYARISRIIGFPATTTEEGVKSLVDEIIKLGKDVGIDMSLKGQNVDKKDLDAVVDTLADRAFMDQCTTANPKQPLVSELKEIYLEAYKGV
- the trpE gene encoding anthranilate synthase component I encodes the protein MRKCKKIDADTLTAILAFQRLKGRGKSLLEGAAKDADAGRYSIIAVNPVHEIKVYENDYYLDGKYKKVTDPLKEIETFIEQANGDELELPLDSGAIGYVGFDVIALYEDLGEIPPENRDMPDIRFYVYEAFVIMDHQAEELILVQDNCYSGRCERDLEEALEKMEEQLITPRKGEHDQVYVPKMTYKSNYTKKEYMALVQKAKNNIQEGDFFQIVLSQRLEADFTIIPFDYYRKLRLLNPSPYLYFIDFGDTCLIGSSPESLIKTKGRQVITNPIAGTRRRGATKQEDEQLAAELLSDEKELAEHRMLVDLGRNDIGKIAMTGSVKVPVYLTIERYRFLMHLVSVVEGTLKPGLTAMDALRSTLPAGTVSGAPKIRAIQRIYEWENVKRGPYAGAVGYLTKNGDSDFALSIRTMVVHGGKAYVQAGAGIVYDSDPESEYLETLQKAKALLEVGE
- the trpA gene encoding tryptophan synthase subunit alpha, encoding MTKTLTEKLSSNKEHPAIVTYIMGGDGGLDHLEEQLLFLEKSGVSAIEIGIPFSDPVADGPVIQLAGLRALKEQVSLEQILTKLASSKVQIPLIIMSYINPIFHLGIPKFVELLKNTPVKGLIIPDLPYEHQNLISPELERTDIALIPLVSLTSPKERLAEITKHAEGFIYAVTVNGTTGVRSEFDTHIDTHLAYLKSISPVPVLAGFGVSSIEHVEKFAHVCDGVIIGSKVVQMLHEKKTTELGDFLKKAANVRIEI